One window of the Takifugu rubripes chromosome 13, fTakRub1.2, whole genome shotgun sequence genome contains the following:
- the phlpp2 gene encoding PH domain leucine-rich repeat-containing protein phosphatase 2 isoform X2 codes for MAMEDEDVGNLADRTNTHTGIKKGGDPGVKGTCIDRQPDTVIHPAGLKQPAGRGSRSGPGAHAATGIRVLKRNMKRNGSRGCMTRKNRFGSRERDWLKGDTRRGCVCLYGGTVDPQPATSGPQASSAPQTDLQLVLCSTSTTVEELCAQRDGKSLYVQLHGDLVRRLEPSECPLQMVHDYLAAMGYTDPARVQQEAANSDLSCLIRFYSECPANADQQERTLLKGVFSVRKGKSQLHKWAERQVILCGTCLIVASVKDSVTGKMHILPLVGGKVEEVRRRQHCLMFSSAGSQAQTYFVNFDTLADYQRWQRQASKVVSQTVSMVDLSCYSLEQVPEYLFYSQDVTHLNLRHNFMSHQGPGGLLNLPRFSQLRSLNLSHNRLGVFPECVCEIFTLTELNLSCNNLKTVPAKIGNLQSLQTLSLDGNHLSSLPEEASGLAQLNSLGLSFNNFTHVPAVLERLGAVDRLAMAGNRVESLDLCALARMSHLKNVDLRLNGLKWVKNDSLEVVSQVTQMDFRDNCLDSLDLSSVSSLETLHCQRNHLGALTLSGFTLRTLNASSNRLTTVNVYPVPNQLTYMDLSQNLLEYLPDWVCDSRKIEMLDVTHNLLTELPSRLLNSLSLRKLLAGNNHLQRVPDLLDHVPLEVLDLQHNRLVELSESLFYKALNLKYLNVSANALGKIPPSSESEESLSTLQELYLTGNNLTENCGALLVGHQNLRVLHIAYNQLLSFPASKLSKLEQLEELNLSGNKLKTIPSTVSSCKRLHTLIAHSNHITVFPEILNLPEIKLVDLSCNELTEIQLPDSLPATLQELDLTGNNSLTLEHKTLNLFSNIATLKLDQKSTTTAADVLSASPPWNHGYSEMSGHRNKLCVSVLAVDHFGDGVEACYGVFDGDRNEEVPRLLQCTMGDVLCEELQHSSVDSVYMCNTFLTSHRKLGMAGQKLGASALLCYVHREQSDSGANFSLTVANVGTCQAVLCRNGRPVPLSKVYSLENSTEEMERVKLNKAIITEDNKVSGVTCCSRLLGCSYLSPWVLPKPWVHTEHLCSQDEFLIMGNRALFERVSHQEAVCTVQAVRDPRAAAKKLCTLAQSYGCKDNMEALVVSLHISDGGCTCELPSSTPVPRGPPPASAPASATSGSDATALSSSSGVVSEFSSETSASEVGSEAGSTASDEHAAHPERRCSLHPATTLCGIMMPGSAGGGAHQGLFQRQPSSATFSSNQSDNGLDSDDEAPLEGVISNGSRLEVEVDIHCCAFQLRSGCPKDLNLETRGCDYMNGKMRRQNSVVVSATNGCLLAVCGREIVDLKKSPSTSSLFGKKLSNGSVVAPEDSHNIIEVALEAPKKKSGYFTAPAQQDPEDQLIVPPSLEQEVREQLRGQIPLVPGPIQPNPTYLKDSVWDHPHPPAFAPSLVPVPGPVPVPLLQHEVYDTAL; via the exons ATGGCGATGGAAGACGAGGACGTCGGCAACCTGGCCGACAGGACTAACACCCACACGGGCATCAAGAAGGGAGGTGATCCGGGAGTTAAGGGCACTTGCATCGACAGGCAGCCCGACACGGTCATCCACCCAGCGGGGCTGAAGCAGCCCGCAGGTCGCGGCAGCCGCAGTGGACCCGGAGCTCACGCTGCAACGGGGATCCGAGTGCTAAAG CGCAACATGAAGCGGAACGGGAGTCGCGGCTGCATGACGAGAAAAAACAGGTTTGGATCCCGAGAGAGGGACTGGCTCAAAGGGGACACCCGGAGGGGCTGCGTGTGTCTCTACGGGGGCACCGTGGATCCACAGCCGGCGACCTCCGGCCCTCAGGCCTCCTCCGCTCCTCAGACGGACCTGCAGTTGGTGCTCTGCTCCACGAGCACCACGGTGGAGGAGCTGTGCGCTCAGAGGGACGGAAAGAGCCTCTACGTTCAGCTTCACGGAGACCTCGTCAG GAGGCTGGAGCCCAGCGAGTGTCCCCTCCAGATGGTGCACGACTACCTGGCCGCAATGGGCTACACGGACCCGGCCCGGGTGCAGCAGGAGGCCGCCAACTCCGACCTGAGCTGCCTGATTCGTTTCTACAGTG agtGTCCGGCCAACGCGGACCAGCAGGAGCGGACCCTGCTGAAAGGCGTTTTCAGCGTCCGAAAGGGCAAGTCGCAGCTGCACAAATGGGCGGAGCGGCAGGTCATCCTCTGCGGCACCTGTCTGATCGTGGCCTCTGTCAAGGACAGCGTGACGGGGAAGATGCACATCCTGCCCCTGGTGGGGGGAAAG gtggaggaggtgaggcgGAGGCAGCACTGTCTGATGTTCAGCTCCGCCGGGTCACAGGCGCAGACGTACTTTGTCAACTTCGACACGCTGGCGGACTACCAGAGGTGGCAGCGGCAGGCCTCTAAA GTGGTGTCTCAGACGGTCAGCATGGTCGACCTGTCCTGTTACAGCCTGGAACAGGTGCCTGAATACCTTTTTTACAGTCAGGATGTCACCCACCTTAACCTGCGACACAACTTCATGAGCCATCAGGGACCCGGAGGTCTACTGAACCTCCCCAG GTTTTCCCAGCTGAGGAGCCTGAACTTGTCTCACAACCGACTGGGGGTTTTCcccgaatgtgtgtgtgagatcttcACCCTGACTGAACTCAACCTGTCCTGTAATAACCTGAAGACCGTCCCCGCTAAGATAGGCAACCTTCAGAG CCTGCAGACGCTGTCTTTGGATGGAAACCACCTCAGCTCCCTCCCCGAGGAGGCGTCCGGCCTGGCTCAGCTCAACAGTCTCGGGCTGTCTTTCAACAACTTCACCCACGTCCCCGCCGTGCTGGAGCGGCTGGGCGCCGTGGACAGACTCGCCATGGCTGGAAACAGGGTGGAGAGTCTGGACCTGTGCGCTCTGGCTAGAATGAGCCATCTGAAGAACGTTGACCTCCG GTTAAATGGGCTGAAGTGGGTGAAGAACGACAGCCTGGAGGTCGTGAGCCAGGTGACGCAAATGGACTTTCGGGACAACTGCTTGGACTCCTTAGACCTGAGCTCTGTCAGCAGTCTGGAGACGCTTCACTGCCAGCGCAACCATCTGGGAGCCCTGACGCTCAGCGGCTTCACCCTGCGCACACTCAACGCCAGCAGCAACC GCCTTACAACTGTTAATGTCTACCCAGTCCCCAACCAGCTGACTTACATGGACCTATCACA GAACCTGCTGGAGTACCTTCCTGACTGGGTGTGCGACAGCAGAAAAATTGAGATGCTGGACGTCACGCACAACCTCCTGACCGAGCTCCCGTCGAG GCTGCTCAACAGTTTGAGTCTGAGAAAGCTGCTGGCGGGGAACAATCATTTGCAGAGAGTGCCTGACCTACTTGACCACGTCCCACTGGAAGTCCTGGACCTTCAGCACAACAGGCTCGTCGAGCTTTCCGAGAGCTTGTTTTACAAGGCCTTAAA CTTAAAATATTTAAACGTGTCAGCCAATGCCCTGGGAAAGATTCCTCCCAGCAGTGAATCAGAGGAGAGCCTCAGCACACTCCAGGAGCTCTACCTGACAGGAAACAATCTGACCGAGAACTGCGGCGCTCTGTTAGTTGGACACCAGAACCTGCGGGTCCTTCACATCGCCTACAACCAGTTGCTCTCCTTCCCGGCCAG TAAGCTGAgcaagctggagcagctggaggagctaaaTCTAAGTGGGAACAAGCTAAAGACCATCCCCTCCACTGTGTCCAGCTGCAAGAGACTGCACACACTCATAGCGCACTCCAATCACATTACAGTCTTCCCTGAGATCCTCAACCTGCCTGAGATCAAG CTTGTGGATTTAAGCTGCAACGAGCTGACGGAGATCCAGTTGCCTGACTCGCTTCCGGCCACCCTGCAAGAGCTGGATCTGACTGGCAACAACAGCCTGACGCTGGAACACAAAACTCTCAACCTCTTCAG CAACATCGCCACCCTGAAACTAGACCAGAAATCcaccacaacagcagcagacgtGCTGAGCGCGTCCCCTCCATGGAACCACGGTTACTCTGAAATGAGCGGCCACAGGAACAA GCTGTGCGTGTCTGTTCTGGCTGTTGACCATTTTGGAGATGGCGTGGAAGCGTGCTACGGTGTGTTTGACGGAGACCGCAACGAGGAAGTGCCTCGGCTTCTCCAGTGCACCATGGGAGATGTCCTGtgtgaggagctgcagcactCCAGCGTGGACAGCGTGTATATGTGCAACACCTTCCTCACCTCACACAG AAAACTCGGCATGGCCGGCCAGAAGCTTGGGGCTTCGGCCCTGCTGTGCTATGTTCACCGTGAGCAGTCAGACTCTGGAGCCAACTTCAGCCTTACCGTTGCCAATGTGGGCACCTGCCAAGCGGTGCTGTGCCGGAACGGCCGGCCTGTACCTCTCTCTAAGGTGTATAGCTTGGAGAACAGCActgaagagatggagagggtTAAGCTCAATAAAGCCATAATTACTGAG GATAACAAAGTGAGCGGTGTGACGTGCTGCTCTCGCCTGCTGGGATGCTCTTATCTGTCTCCCTGGGTGCTTCCGAAGCCCTGGGTGCACACCGAGCACCTCTGTTCCCAGGATGAGTTCTTGATCATGGGGAATCGAGCCCTGTTCGAGCGAGTGTCTCACCAAGAGGCCGTCTGCACTGTTCAAGCTGTGCGGGACCCTCGTGCCGCCGCCAAGAAGCTGTGTACACTCGCCCAGAGCTATGGATGTAAAGACAATATGGAGGCTCTGGTGGTGTCCCTGCACATCAGCGATGGCGGCTGCACCTGCGAGCTGCCCTCCTCCACCCCAGTGCCACGCGGTCCCCCTCCAGCTAGCGCGCCTGCCTCAGCGACCTCCGGCTCCGACGCGACCGCCCTCTCATCCAGCAGCGGCGTGGTCTCCGAGTTCAGCAGCGAAACCTCCGCCTCGGAGGTGGGCAGCGAAGCGGGATCCACCGCGTCAGACGAGCACGCCGCCCACCCTGAGCGACGCTGCAGCCTGCACCCCGCCACCACCCTGTGCGGGATCATGATGCCGGGCTCAGCGGGGGGCGGAGCCCACCAGGGGCTTTTCCAGAGACAGCCGTCGTCCGCTACGTTCTCTAGCAACCAGTCTGACAACGGCCTGGACAGTGACGACGAAGCTCCTCTCGAGGGCGTCATCTCCAATGGCAGCAGGTTGGAGGTCGAGGTAGACATTCACTGCTGCGCCTTCCAGCTGCGGTCTGGATGCCCCAAGGACCTGAACCTTGAAACACGAGGCTGCGACTACATGAACGGGAAAATGCGCCGGCAGAACAGCGTGGTGGTCTCTGCTACCAATGGCTGCTTGCTggctgtgtgtgggagggagatTGTGGACCTTAAAAAATCTCCCTCCACATCCAGTCTGTTTGGGAAAAAGCTTTCCAACGGCTCCGTGGTGGCCCCCGAGGATAGTCATAATATTATTGAGGTGGCTCTTGAGGCTCCCAAGAAAAAGTCCGGATACTTCACTGCCCCGGCGCAGCAGGACCCTGAGGACCAGCTGATTGTGCCGCCAAGTCTGGAGCAGGAAGTTAGGGAGCAGCTCCGAGGCCAGATCCCTCTAGTGCCAGGCCCCATCCAGCCAAACCCAACTTACTTAAAAGACTCGGTGTGGGATCATCCGCACCCCCCTGCGTTCGCCCCTAGTCTGGTACCGGTTCCAGGCCCAGTCCCAGTCCCGTTGCTACAGCACGAAGTCTACGACACCGCCCTTTAA
- the phlpp2 gene encoding PH domain leucine-rich repeat-containing protein phosphatase 2 isoform X1: MAMEDEDVGNLADRTNTHTGIKKGGDPGVKGTCIDRQPDTVIHPAGLKQPAGRGSRSGPGAHAATGIRVLKQRNMKRNGSRGCMTRKNRFGSRERDWLKGDTRRGCVCLYGGTVDPQPATSGPQASSAPQTDLQLVLCSTSTTVEELCAQRDGKSLYVQLHGDLVRRLEPSECPLQMVHDYLAAMGYTDPARVQQEAANSDLSCLIRFYSECPANADQQERTLLKGVFSVRKGKSQLHKWAERQVILCGTCLIVASVKDSVTGKMHILPLVGGKVEEVRRRQHCLMFSSAGSQAQTYFVNFDTLADYQRWQRQASKVVSQTVSMVDLSCYSLEQVPEYLFYSQDVTHLNLRHNFMSHQGPGGLLNLPRFSQLRSLNLSHNRLGVFPECVCEIFTLTELNLSCNNLKTVPAKIGNLQSLQTLSLDGNHLSSLPEEASGLAQLNSLGLSFNNFTHVPAVLERLGAVDRLAMAGNRVESLDLCALARMSHLKNVDLRLNGLKWVKNDSLEVVSQVTQMDFRDNCLDSLDLSSVSSLETLHCQRNHLGALTLSGFTLRTLNASSNRLTTVNVYPVPNQLTYMDLSQNLLEYLPDWVCDSRKIEMLDVTHNLLTELPSRLLNSLSLRKLLAGNNHLQRVPDLLDHVPLEVLDLQHNRLVELSESLFYKALNLKYLNVSANALGKIPPSSESEESLSTLQELYLTGNNLTENCGALLVGHQNLRVLHIAYNQLLSFPASKLSKLEQLEELNLSGNKLKTIPSTVSSCKRLHTLIAHSNHITVFPEILNLPEIKLVDLSCNELTEIQLPDSLPATLQELDLTGNNSLTLEHKTLNLFSNIATLKLDQKSTTTAADVLSASPPWNHGYSEMSGHRNKLCVSVLAVDHFGDGVEACYGVFDGDRNEEVPRLLQCTMGDVLCEELQHSSVDSVYMCNTFLTSHRKLGMAGQKLGASALLCYVHREQSDSGANFSLTVANVGTCQAVLCRNGRPVPLSKVYSLENSTEEMERVKLNKAIITEDNKVSGVTCCSRLLGCSYLSPWVLPKPWVHTEHLCSQDEFLIMGNRALFERVSHQEAVCTVQAVRDPRAAAKKLCTLAQSYGCKDNMEALVVSLHISDGGCTCELPSSTPVPRGPPPASAPASATSGSDATALSSSSGVVSEFSSETSASEVGSEAGSTASDEHAAHPERRCSLHPATTLCGIMMPGSAGGGAHQGLFQRQPSSATFSSNQSDNGLDSDDEAPLEGVISNGSRLEVEVDIHCCAFQLRSGCPKDLNLETRGCDYMNGKMRRQNSVVVSATNGCLLAVCGREIVDLKKSPSTSSLFGKKLSNGSVVAPEDSHNIIEVALEAPKKKSGYFTAPAQQDPEDQLIVPPSLEQEVREQLRGQIPLVPGPIQPNPTYLKDSVWDHPHPPAFAPSLVPVPGPVPVPLLQHEVYDTAL, encoded by the exons ATGGCGATGGAAGACGAGGACGTCGGCAACCTGGCCGACAGGACTAACACCCACACGGGCATCAAGAAGGGAGGTGATCCGGGAGTTAAGGGCACTTGCATCGACAGGCAGCCCGACACGGTCATCCACCCAGCGGGGCTGAAGCAGCCCGCAGGTCGCGGCAGCCGCAGTGGACCCGGAGCTCACGCTGCAACGGGGATCCGAGTGCTAAAG CAGCGCAACATGAAGCGGAACGGGAGTCGCGGCTGCATGACGAGAAAAAACAGGTTTGGATCCCGAGAGAGGGACTGGCTCAAAGGGGACACCCGGAGGGGCTGCGTGTGTCTCTACGGGGGCACCGTGGATCCACAGCCGGCGACCTCCGGCCCTCAGGCCTCCTCCGCTCCTCAGACGGACCTGCAGTTGGTGCTCTGCTCCACGAGCACCACGGTGGAGGAGCTGTGCGCTCAGAGGGACGGAAAGAGCCTCTACGTTCAGCTTCACGGAGACCTCGTCAG GAGGCTGGAGCCCAGCGAGTGTCCCCTCCAGATGGTGCACGACTACCTGGCCGCAATGGGCTACACGGACCCGGCCCGGGTGCAGCAGGAGGCCGCCAACTCCGACCTGAGCTGCCTGATTCGTTTCTACAGTG agtGTCCGGCCAACGCGGACCAGCAGGAGCGGACCCTGCTGAAAGGCGTTTTCAGCGTCCGAAAGGGCAAGTCGCAGCTGCACAAATGGGCGGAGCGGCAGGTCATCCTCTGCGGCACCTGTCTGATCGTGGCCTCTGTCAAGGACAGCGTGACGGGGAAGATGCACATCCTGCCCCTGGTGGGGGGAAAG gtggaggaggtgaggcgGAGGCAGCACTGTCTGATGTTCAGCTCCGCCGGGTCACAGGCGCAGACGTACTTTGTCAACTTCGACACGCTGGCGGACTACCAGAGGTGGCAGCGGCAGGCCTCTAAA GTGGTGTCTCAGACGGTCAGCATGGTCGACCTGTCCTGTTACAGCCTGGAACAGGTGCCTGAATACCTTTTTTACAGTCAGGATGTCACCCACCTTAACCTGCGACACAACTTCATGAGCCATCAGGGACCCGGAGGTCTACTGAACCTCCCCAG GTTTTCCCAGCTGAGGAGCCTGAACTTGTCTCACAACCGACTGGGGGTTTTCcccgaatgtgtgtgtgagatcttcACCCTGACTGAACTCAACCTGTCCTGTAATAACCTGAAGACCGTCCCCGCTAAGATAGGCAACCTTCAGAG CCTGCAGACGCTGTCTTTGGATGGAAACCACCTCAGCTCCCTCCCCGAGGAGGCGTCCGGCCTGGCTCAGCTCAACAGTCTCGGGCTGTCTTTCAACAACTTCACCCACGTCCCCGCCGTGCTGGAGCGGCTGGGCGCCGTGGACAGACTCGCCATGGCTGGAAACAGGGTGGAGAGTCTGGACCTGTGCGCTCTGGCTAGAATGAGCCATCTGAAGAACGTTGACCTCCG GTTAAATGGGCTGAAGTGGGTGAAGAACGACAGCCTGGAGGTCGTGAGCCAGGTGACGCAAATGGACTTTCGGGACAACTGCTTGGACTCCTTAGACCTGAGCTCTGTCAGCAGTCTGGAGACGCTTCACTGCCAGCGCAACCATCTGGGAGCCCTGACGCTCAGCGGCTTCACCCTGCGCACACTCAACGCCAGCAGCAACC GCCTTACAACTGTTAATGTCTACCCAGTCCCCAACCAGCTGACTTACATGGACCTATCACA GAACCTGCTGGAGTACCTTCCTGACTGGGTGTGCGACAGCAGAAAAATTGAGATGCTGGACGTCACGCACAACCTCCTGACCGAGCTCCCGTCGAG GCTGCTCAACAGTTTGAGTCTGAGAAAGCTGCTGGCGGGGAACAATCATTTGCAGAGAGTGCCTGACCTACTTGACCACGTCCCACTGGAAGTCCTGGACCTTCAGCACAACAGGCTCGTCGAGCTTTCCGAGAGCTTGTTTTACAAGGCCTTAAA CTTAAAATATTTAAACGTGTCAGCCAATGCCCTGGGAAAGATTCCTCCCAGCAGTGAATCAGAGGAGAGCCTCAGCACACTCCAGGAGCTCTACCTGACAGGAAACAATCTGACCGAGAACTGCGGCGCTCTGTTAGTTGGACACCAGAACCTGCGGGTCCTTCACATCGCCTACAACCAGTTGCTCTCCTTCCCGGCCAG TAAGCTGAgcaagctggagcagctggaggagctaaaTCTAAGTGGGAACAAGCTAAAGACCATCCCCTCCACTGTGTCCAGCTGCAAGAGACTGCACACACTCATAGCGCACTCCAATCACATTACAGTCTTCCCTGAGATCCTCAACCTGCCTGAGATCAAG CTTGTGGATTTAAGCTGCAACGAGCTGACGGAGATCCAGTTGCCTGACTCGCTTCCGGCCACCCTGCAAGAGCTGGATCTGACTGGCAACAACAGCCTGACGCTGGAACACAAAACTCTCAACCTCTTCAG CAACATCGCCACCCTGAAACTAGACCAGAAATCcaccacaacagcagcagacgtGCTGAGCGCGTCCCCTCCATGGAACCACGGTTACTCTGAAATGAGCGGCCACAGGAACAA GCTGTGCGTGTCTGTTCTGGCTGTTGACCATTTTGGAGATGGCGTGGAAGCGTGCTACGGTGTGTTTGACGGAGACCGCAACGAGGAAGTGCCTCGGCTTCTCCAGTGCACCATGGGAGATGTCCTGtgtgaggagctgcagcactCCAGCGTGGACAGCGTGTATATGTGCAACACCTTCCTCACCTCACACAG AAAACTCGGCATGGCCGGCCAGAAGCTTGGGGCTTCGGCCCTGCTGTGCTATGTTCACCGTGAGCAGTCAGACTCTGGAGCCAACTTCAGCCTTACCGTTGCCAATGTGGGCACCTGCCAAGCGGTGCTGTGCCGGAACGGCCGGCCTGTACCTCTCTCTAAGGTGTATAGCTTGGAGAACAGCActgaagagatggagagggtTAAGCTCAATAAAGCCATAATTACTGAG GATAACAAAGTGAGCGGTGTGACGTGCTGCTCTCGCCTGCTGGGATGCTCTTATCTGTCTCCCTGGGTGCTTCCGAAGCCCTGGGTGCACACCGAGCACCTCTGTTCCCAGGATGAGTTCTTGATCATGGGGAATCGAGCCCTGTTCGAGCGAGTGTCTCACCAAGAGGCCGTCTGCACTGTTCAAGCTGTGCGGGACCCTCGTGCCGCCGCCAAGAAGCTGTGTACACTCGCCCAGAGCTATGGATGTAAAGACAATATGGAGGCTCTGGTGGTGTCCCTGCACATCAGCGATGGCGGCTGCACCTGCGAGCTGCCCTCCTCCACCCCAGTGCCACGCGGTCCCCCTCCAGCTAGCGCGCCTGCCTCAGCGACCTCCGGCTCCGACGCGACCGCCCTCTCATCCAGCAGCGGCGTGGTCTCCGAGTTCAGCAGCGAAACCTCCGCCTCGGAGGTGGGCAGCGAAGCGGGATCCACCGCGTCAGACGAGCACGCCGCCCACCCTGAGCGACGCTGCAGCCTGCACCCCGCCACCACCCTGTGCGGGATCATGATGCCGGGCTCAGCGGGGGGCGGAGCCCACCAGGGGCTTTTCCAGAGACAGCCGTCGTCCGCTACGTTCTCTAGCAACCAGTCTGACAACGGCCTGGACAGTGACGACGAAGCTCCTCTCGAGGGCGTCATCTCCAATGGCAGCAGGTTGGAGGTCGAGGTAGACATTCACTGCTGCGCCTTCCAGCTGCGGTCTGGATGCCCCAAGGACCTGAACCTTGAAACACGAGGCTGCGACTACATGAACGGGAAAATGCGCCGGCAGAACAGCGTGGTGGTCTCTGCTACCAATGGCTGCTTGCTggctgtgtgtgggagggagatTGTGGACCTTAAAAAATCTCCCTCCACATCCAGTCTGTTTGGGAAAAAGCTTTCCAACGGCTCCGTGGTGGCCCCCGAGGATAGTCATAATATTATTGAGGTGGCTCTTGAGGCTCCCAAGAAAAAGTCCGGATACTTCACTGCCCCGGCGCAGCAGGACCCTGAGGACCAGCTGATTGTGCCGCCAAGTCTGGAGCAGGAAGTTAGGGAGCAGCTCCGAGGCCAGATCCCTCTAGTGCCAGGCCCCATCCAGCCAAACCCAACTTACTTAAAAGACTCGGTGTGGGATCATCCGCACCCCCCTGCGTTCGCCCCTAGTCTGGTACCGGTTCCAGGCCCAGTCCCAGTCCCGTTGCTACAGCACGAAGTCTACGACACCGCCCTTTAA